The nucleotide sequence CTAAATATTAAAATTTGACCTTATTTATTTAAACGAACACATATTTAACTATTAAAAGTTATAtgagataaataattaaaataaataattataaaaggtCTAATATACTTAGCTTTATGATAATTATTAGCGatatttagattttattataGTATTCAACTAACGTattagaatatttaaatattaatttaaatttactaaTAAGTTATTAATTAATACCTTAATGAAAAAACTAATTATAACTcagtattatattatttaaaaaattctagAATATGTCTTTATTATTACTGACAAAACTATAAATCTCAAAATATGGGACATAAATGAGTCTTTCTGGtgtatttcataattataaaaattattaactatggaggatattatatatataattaagtttTCTAATAAAATACTACTAAGAGGGATATTATGTGCTAACTTAAATTTAGGGAGGTAAATGTAAAAAATCAATAACttttttagtatatatatatatatatatatatatatatatatatatattcttgaaaattatactaATAAGAGGGTTACATATGTGCTAAATTAAAGATCCATAATGATAAATATCGTATTTAGAAATTGTACAACGAATAATATACAGCggaaatataattaatcagggaaACTACCCATCAAGCGGACTAAAGTGCTATTAGGACGGGCGTAATCCTCCGCTTAGATCGGGGATTAGTCGAGGCGTCGCGGAGCATTTATGCTCGCATTGCTGCCCTTTCGGCGCGTCTCTCGCGGACGCGAAGCGGAAgagtaggagagagagagagagaggggtatcTCTCGATTCTCCTCTCTCACGCCATCGGTTGCTTCGTCTCGGCCTCCTCCCTCCGTCCTCGGCCTTCCGAATGGTGTATATAATGCGGATTTAGGGTTTTCCCGGTCGATTGCTTTAATCGTGATGGGAGTCTCGGAGAAGGCGCCGGATTCAGTCGTCTGATGTGAAATAGAAGCCAGATCCGGCGTCTCGGTGACTGTCGGCTTGCGTCGCAGGAGATAGGAGGGGATCCGCGAGTTTTACTCGGTAAGAATGCGAGTGATGTTAGGTCTTACCGTTGTTACTTTGATTCAGCATACTGATGGTCTTGTTTTGGTGGATCTCTGCAATTCCTACTTCAGTTATCTGTTTTTTTGTTTCTAAAGCTTTATTGCGGGGAATGAGTTCTCTTCGTTGTGTTGTTTTGCTGGTTTCCTTGAACTCGATCATTTGTCTCATTGGAATGCCCTGTTACCTCGATTCGTCAATCTTCGTGGCCCAAGATCTGACCTTTTCTCTTTCTTGAGGACGCAATTTGAGTTGCACGTCAAGTGGTTGTTGCTCTTATTTTGCTGGCTTTTCTTTGTTTGATTCTCATAAATTTTGTGATTAGGTTTTCTATTCTTTTTCGTTTTGAGGATTTTGGCTTTATTTCAGAAATGTGTATTACTGGGAACGAAAAGGTCGAATAAAGAAAATGTGTGATGGAAGAGTTGACAGTAATGGCATTTTACAGATCTTCATTGATTTCGCTGGCCTTTTGCAATAAGAATGTACACTTTCTTTTCTGTCACTTTCATGAGTGTGCCTACAAGAAATTTATGTAATCAGTTAGTGCTCATGTTATGCTAATGTCTGTCCGGTGGTTACTGTTGGAAGTGAACACATTAAACCGTTTTACAAATGGAAAAGATTCATCTGGATTGATTATTTGTTTGACTTGATGTATAGAGGTTCTTTAACTTGTTGTTTCTAACCTGAAATAGTTGCTTATAACCTGCAATGTGGTTTTGTTACCTTGTATGTGTGTTTACGTCTCTGTTGGTTGTACCAGTGTACACTTTTTTTTGTATATGACTGTTTCTTGTGTCATTGAGGCTCTCATTTATTACGTATTTGCTGTTATCGATGCTTTGGGTAGTATCCTCAGATTGTACTGATTACCTTTTATGTGGAAACTATCAATTTCCTATTGAATGACAGTAAAGTAGGTGCATTTGTTTAGAAGGACAACAAACCTTGCTGAATATGATTTCATCATAGATAGTTTACCATTATAGTTCTTTGGTTTAATGTAAACTACATTATCACCTCCTCCCTTCCCCTTCTAAAAATGCAGCCaaagaaaaacattttctttagcATGCTGTAAGTTCCTAGGTATAAACTTATTGGGAACTCTGGACCTTTGATATTGGTCTTTTTCTGGATGAAATGTCAGTCATACTTGCATAGAATTTTAGCTTATTaaagataaagattttcttgttttatgataaatatgtTGAGGTAGAATTTTCTAGTACTTGTTATATATTACTACTTCTGAAAGATATTTCTGATAGGATCTGTTGGTATACATGCGTTATATCAATTTTATTGAATGGCTTAGCGGTAACGTTTGATTTCTTCTTTTCTATCATCTTAGTTGTCTTAAACTTTTTTCCTAGGTGCTACTATGGCAGGTTTTATGCAACTTTGGCTATGACTGTTGAGATTTATTCATTGCTGTTTAGACTACcgagcttattattattattttataagcttTATAAACATTGTCATTATTAAACTTTTGGTTGCTGAAGCTAACTATGCATCATTCCTTTTAGAACATAGACTTGTGGCCAACAATGCATATTTTTCTCTAAGCTTGTCTTTGTTCTACTGAATTGGATAAATGTAGTTAAATATCTTTTTTACTGTGCATATGAATGTTGCTTTGAGTCGGTGATCGCAATCCTTTATACATCATTGCCCTACACATGAAGAGGTGTGTTAAAGGGGCATTCTTGGAAACCAGATCCTTAAGAAATTGAGTTTTTGCAGTTTATGTTTTGGAAAAAGCATATGAAATATGCAAATGGTGATGAAGATTAACTAGTCTGCAAGCTTCAACTTCTCATGTGTATATGTTAATCATATTATTTGTGCATTTTGTTTAACAGTGAACGATCGAAATGGAGAACTGCCCGGTGAGAGTTAATACCATTGGACAACTATACACAGATTGCGTGTCTGATAGGAAATCAAGGTTTTGGCAAATTGATAACCAACCAAATCTCAGGTCTGACGCCATTTGTCCTCAACCTCGTCGAGCTGTAAAAGTTCCCTATTTGATTCATACCTTCAATGGTGTCATTTCTAAGCCAAAGGGGTGAGTGTGAATGAAAATTATTTTGTAAACATCACCATGGcttcattatttttttcttttctcagtCCCACAAATTTCATATTGTTGACTTGATGGCCTTATGAGTCATTTTTTGTTTTCCGACCAAGAAGCTGACTCTTCTACCTTTATGTAGTGTGCTTgagttcttataattttttattttgctgTATCTTGAATTTAAGAGTATCTTATGACACACTTTATGTTGTTGGGATAAGAATCCACTCAGGACATGTGTCATAAGTTGATTAATCTCCATGTAGCCCCTAGATGAGGATCCTGTATTGGAATTTGGAAGTacttttgttctttgtttcatGTGTCAGTCACATGTTCATCATAAGTCACTATGAAAGCTTTGGATGGTGAATACAATTTCCAAGTTGTAAAATCCTTTATAGTGGTTATGACATAGAAAGCAGGAACAGTGTCCCTTTCTACTTCATATGAAAAGACTAGTCCTTGGGCATGCTCTTAAATTGTTCGCTAACTCTGCTAAACATTCTTTGCAGCATTTTGCCTATGCACAGAGTGGATTGTGCTCCAGAGATTCTTGATCTTATCCTGAGCCAGGTAATTTTCTGAGCAGCGTATTCATGGAAGAGGGGCTTCATGTTTCTTTTAAATATTCACCATGGGCGATGCTAACAATATACCTTTCGCTGCCAGAATGACCCATACAATGAGCCAGACTCCAGCAACCAAGTGGGTTTCATCTGCGGCTCTCCTCCTGTACGCACAAGCAATCCAGTTGTCCATGATGTACAGTTTGCCAAACAAGCCCAGTCCTCAGCTTCTTCTCCACTTGGAAACTCTCCTCGCATGAAGCACGCTGGAATAGTTGAAACAGGGTCTCCGACCTGTGGGTCTTCTCGTGGAGGGAGCCCTAAAGCAAGAATTGAGGGATTCGCCTGTGGGAGCTCCGAGAAGCAACATGTTGCCCCGGCGCTAGCATGATCTCCCATCATTAACTCTGACCCTAATGCATGTACTGGTCTTGCCTAGTAAACCTGGCTGTTTAAGATGCTGAAAATGCCAGTTTTAAGCAGAGTTAGTCCTGTAAATACATGAGGTATTGTCCATAATCAGTCTGTATAGCATCCAAGATATGTCCAAGCTGGGAACTGACACTACTTGGCCTAATCAGTCAGACGTGTCTTTGTAAAGTGTAGGTCTTTTTTTGTGTCAACTCTTTTGAGTTGCAGATGCATAAATCATCAACTATTTTGTTTCTCATCTAGCCAGCCATCCAAAAAAAATATGGCTGCGTCCGTTGTGCCCACAGTAGATGGATTTGTGTTTGCTCTGGGGATGTCTCCTCTTGGTTCATCGCATCTTTGTGAGTATAGATGGATTTGTGTGATTTGTGTTTGTTCTGGGGATGTCTCCTCTTGGTTCATCTCTTCTTTGTGAGTATAGATGGATTTGTGTTTGCTCTGGGGATGTCTCCTCTTGGTTCATCTCATCTTTGTGAGTATAGATGGATTTGTGTTTGCTCTGGGGATGTCTCCTCTTGCTTCATCTCATCTTTGTGAGTATAGGCTTCGTGCAAGTTTTGTCGTGCGTGAGGCATCCGCAACGGAACGGGGAACCCTGATGGTTCTTGAAAGTAACGGCTATGATTCATCTTGTCTCTTTTGTTCTCTGTTTTGGATGGTGAAATATTTTGGGGAAGACTGTTCAGCTCATACATAGGAAGAACTATGGGAACCGGAGATTACTGCTTTCTACATGGCCTCTCCATCCGACTAATGAACATTTTGGATTAAGTTATGATTCATGTCAAAGGCTCAGACTGTTAGGAATGAGATGGATATATTTATGAGCCTTTATAAGCTAATTAAAGAGGTACAAATATAGGTTTTGAATACATGAGTTGCTCTAAGATTTGCGATATATCAATCTGATTCAGTTTGATAAAAGATCTCCTGGTGAAAGGATTTTAGCCCGGGAGAGGGCTATGATGCGAGAGTTGGAAGTCTATACACAAAGACCTATATTTAACATCAAGCTTGAAACATTAAATAGATGACAAATACAGTAGAATGGAGTGAAAGTGAAAGAGCGAATCACCAACAAAACAACAGCTCATGCAGGCCTTTACAGACGTGTTTTTAGAACCCTATGCAGCAAAGAGTGGAAATTACGGGCACCTGCCTTCGCGGCTCGAACCAGACAAAAAGCCTTTCAACTCCATGTCTGCCTACTATTCTGCCGCACCTCAATATCCATGCTGAATCTTCACTCTGTGATCATGACTCCGAGTCTTTACTCTCTCGCCGTATCCATGCTGCACATCTTGTGTCTCCCATTTGCCTCCCATTCCGAACTCAACGGACAGTGCATCAACGTCATCTGTTGTATCCCAGATCGAGTGCGGTGGCCGCGCTTCGCATCTCTCTAACGCGCCGATCTCGAACTTGTTCTGTATGTCTCCGGGCTCCTCTGCGGCCACAGAGTGCCTCTTCAAGCCAACCTCGAGGTCGAAGTTTGGCTTCGCCATGTCTGTGCTCACGGTTCGCCCTAGAGAATGTGATGTGGTGAATCGAGATAAGTCATCTGTCACCTTTGCTCTGAAGTTGTTTATGGACTTGGGAATCCCCGAGAAGAGGACCTCCTTGACGTTATAGATGCAGCCACGGTTGTAAGGGTTCATTTTGCCATCGTACCGGTATCGGAAGTTCTCATATGTTGTCTGCAAGCAGAGTGAGTTGAAGCATCGATGCACATACAGATGAAACATGTGGAGTTGGTACCATATGTTTGATCCGAGACATAGAGAAAGCAAACCTGGTTGGTGCAGACTAAGTAAAGGTGGAAGGCAGTCAAGCCTCCGACGAACCAAGCTCCTATGAATGTGTAGATGATGAGCATGCCGGAAACAGGTGATTTCAGAACAGCTCGCCAGAGATTGCAATCATAGGCCCCCATGATCTTTGTGAGGTTGACCCAGCAGAAGGTGAAGACATACAGACACAGGATGGTTGTGGAGGACACGAACATAAAAAAGAAACGATAGTTCCTCTGTTTCAATATAATGAATGAAGCAGTAAGTCATAAAATATCCAATTGATGGTGTCTGTATTCCTCAGATAATTGCTATAGATTTTCCTTTTTTGATTAACTAGATTAAAGCTAATCAGAGAGGCATGATGGTGATGACATCAAAGGTATCAATAGAGTACTGGATATGTGCAAGAtgagtccaaaaaaaaaaaaattgtatatcGGTTCAACTTTTtaagttattattattttggatGAAAATGATCAAAACTTGAAGAAGAAACCGACTATTTTCCAACAAAGTAAAGAAACAGCTAACTTCAGTTCATcacataatttttgaaaatagatgtttctaCCCTCGCTAGTGGGAAAAGCTGGGAGCAAACACGTAAGTGCTAGCTCAGGTCTAAACTGGCCAGGCTTAGGCTTGCAATATGAGCTCTGGGCCTAAACTAAAACTTGGACCTTCAGAGGGGCCTTGCTCAAACCcacataaagtgtgtaggtttggTAATCACTCGGTCTAAACCATCACACAAAATGTTGAATGGTCAAGAGTTCGCTCCAGAGGAGAGAGAGCTAACCTTTCGGTACCCCCTGCGTATCTCACCGGCTGAAGAAGCATTAGAAGACAAACTTCGTCACTCACTTTGAGGCTCTGCTTGCCACTAGAAATATAGTCAACAGGATTATAAGCTTGCCAATTTTATCAGTTTTGGCTTTTTGTTATAATTTTTATGTTAGATCCATGGATGATTTTGAAGCTATTCAGAAAATCTCTCCACGTCCTATGTTGCATTTGAGTTAATGCAAGTTTCCTAAAACATTCATCATCATCCTATGTAAGACTTGATGATCTTTTTTTTAGTTTTGGGGGGTTGGGAGATATTAATTGCTCAAAAAGCAAAATCCAAAATCTGACATAAGAACAGTAACTTATAATGATAAAACCTACTGTCTTCATTTTGTGAGCATTGCTTCAATTTCTAGACAACTAAGTTATTCAGTTCCTACTCTGTTCAGTCTGATGTAGCTATTATGGACTAAGGAGACTCGTGTAATTAATCAGGCACAATAACTCTGACACCTTAAACTTCTATGGGTTCTCGTTGTCTATCATCACAATCTCTACTTCAAAAGAACAGATAATTAGTAGGAAAAAGGAGACAACAGCGAAGGATGAGTCAAGAAAAAGGAAATATGTACGTACCCTTCCAATGCACTGCCCAACCCAGGGACAATGGTGATCAAAGCGCTCCACACAGTTGTTGCAGATCGAGCAGTGGGAGCAACGAGGGGGACGATAAAGCATGCATGTATTGCAATACTTGACCTTGACGATAATGCCATTCACAAAGACATCTTTGGTCGGCGGCAAAGTTGAGGCGGTACTGTAGCGCCCTGACCACTCTGCGGATAAACTGGGGGAGACACTACCAGCGTCTGTTGGCTCAGGATGACGCGAATTTCGAGGAACAATTCCTGGGTCTCTGCCGGAAGTAAGAAAGAGCACAAGAATGTCCTGCAAGTATCCATAACCAACAATGCCGATATTCTTCATTGATGATGACAACAAAGTCAAGTGGCAAACATAAAGTTGGGCATGTATTCGTATATTCAACTACTATTTTGGCTAATTACTGGGACAGTTTCCTTGGGGTTTCCATTCTTTTTTAGTGATTCATCACCGCGAGTTTTGATTACATGGTGAAATTGGAGCTTCTTTCTATTGTTCCTTTGGCACTGGAAGTTCCCTATGCTTGGATTTGTAATATACTTAGGCTTCATGTCTAGGGTGATTTGGGGCTTTTTCCACGTGCATCCTTGCGGTTCGTAATGGTGATATAGGGGCCCCGTGAcacctatatatatattcaaaatacATCACACGTGGAAGAACATGTAATAGAAActcaaattatttttctttatgaatAGATTCCTTCTCCTAATACAGAGCACAATCCAAGTTATTGTCACTCCTAGAAGTATGCCTATCTGGATTAATTCACTAACACAAAAGcagttttaaatataaataatttaacatAGAATCAAACAATAAATGGTGAAGTCAAATTTTCATTTCAAACCTTTCAAATATTTCATAAAGATCCTTACTAGTCAAACATTAAAACATATTTGCTTGATTATcctttatgttattattattatcttaatagattttttttttcgaatatgACTTGGACAATATAACATATGATAACCTACGAAAAGGATACATGCAATAAGACTAATTGCTCGGGTGTTCTTAATGAATATTCTAATAATATAACACTTCACATGAATCATGACATGTCCATGCTATTTTGTTCTCCTTGAAGATTTTGATGCTATTGTTGTGTTTTAAATACGAATTCGAGGATCTCAATCAATTCTATGATTATGATTGCTAACATACGCAAATAAAACAATAGAATGATGCTACAACGCTGTGAAATTAAATGCGATGAGAAAGAGAGACTCACATATGCGGCAAATATGACAGCAAAAGCTACTATGAAGTTCCCCAAGTGATGCTGGAACTCATTAATCAGCTTGTGTGAAACAAATAGCACAAAGAGGATAACCGGCACTACGATAAGAGGTATTGTGAGCATCAGAGATCTCACATCTGGACCAAATATAAGCCTCCCTCCCAGAAAAAATCTCTGCGAGATGTCAAAGAAAAGACAATTAATTTCCGTTCCAATTTATGATCAGTTAACAGATTAATTGAGGAAAAAGGAAACAGAGATTGAGTTCGAATAGCAAACATATCGGTTTTCTTTTCACATTCTTTTTTCCTCGATTAGAGAGATTGGGGGATGGATTTCTTACGTTGCTCCCTTTCCACACTTGATATAGCCGCTTGGTTGGATCGCCTGCCTCGATTATCCTCCGATTCGATTCGGACATACGGAGTGGAAGTGGACTCCCGTACATGTTGCCTTGCATTCTGTCGGATCCTCGGGTACGATCCTTGCGCTGAGGTCCGCGATGATAAGCAAGCATGTCAAAAAGCCGACATTAGCGTGGCATCAAAACACACCAAAATCAAAATTCTTTTTCTTCAGATCGGAAAGATGAGATCCAGAAATGGAGCGATGCATTCGATTGTTCGAACTTGACACGGTGAAACGATCATGAAGCCCGATCACATGATCCATAAACACAAATACGTGAACCCAAAGGGTTAGCTAGAAATTTCCCGCAAAAAAGGAACGAAACCTACGAAATTGATTCAGACACATTGAACGGCGACAAATCGCAGAGACTCCGAACAAATCCGACAGAAAAAGACGCGATTCGAAGAGGAAAGAAGGCAACATTACGTTAGACAAACAAAGAATAAGGCAACGTAAGAGAAAACCCTAGACGGCTGCTTCCTCTCCAACGCGTTCTCCGGCAACTGTTCGTCCACCTCCGATGAGCTGACGGGCGCTGCAGCGGGAGGAGGAGACCGAAGAACTATGGATCGCCATGTCCGGCCGGGCGGATCGCCGATCCCAGGGTCATCGGCGGCGAGTTGAGGGCTTCGATTCCACCGTTCGGCGAGGAGCAGACAAGGGAGGGGGACGAGGAATTGTTGTCATTATCGTTACTTTTATTAGCAGCTAAAAAAGGCGAAACCGCGCCAAATCGGCAACCGTAAATGAACGAAGACGAAGCCCGGCTCTGATGTACACAAAAGCCCCGAAACTtttcattaatgacatccgtatcCAAAACTTGACGGTTCCGTTGGATCAGTAGTTTGAGTTCGAATTGGACCCCAATCCACTCGGTTTGGGTTTGGTTCGATTTGAATGTGATGCGCTAATTCAATAGTGTCAGGCTTAGCCAACTTCAAATCGAACCAAACCCAAACCGAGTTGGAAGGGGCCCAATTCGAACTCAAATTATTGATTCAACGAAACCATATAAGATATATTTATATGATAAAATGGTCTATtgataagacaaaaaaaaaatgatttttaaattctcggtcatatttaattataaagtgtaaaataagaaaagaaaaagaattatcgGAATATAAACTGGGCTGGGCTAAATTGTGCCGCAGGGACAATGTAAGCGATTGCCTCACCGGATTTGGGCGAAATCACCCGCGCGATTCGACGCCTATAAATAGCATTCAATACATTTGAATTCGCGAAGTTTCTTCCGGCAGGGGGAAAGGGACAGGCGAAGGGGATGACGCTGCTCTGCTTCTTGCTCGATCTCCGAACCATCTCTCCTCCATTGCTCTGCGATCTGAAGCAGGTGATGCCATCCGTCTGTTAGTTGATCCTCCTCCCTCTGATCTGTTCTTCTTCCCTCGGCTTACCGG is from Musa acuminata AAA Group cultivar baxijiao chromosome BXJ3-8, Cavendish_Baxijiao_AAA, whole genome shotgun sequence and encodes:
- the LOC135644620 gene encoding uncharacterized protein LOC135644620 isoform X1 — protein: MENCPVRVNTIGQLYTDCVSDRKSRFWQIDNQPNLRSDAICPQPRRAVKVPYLIHTFNGVISKPKGILPMHRVDCAPEILDLILSQNDPYNEPDSSNQVGFICGSPPVRTSNPVVHDVQFAKQAQSSASSPLGNSPRMKHAGIVETGSPTCGSSRGGSPKARIEGFACGSSEKQHVAPALA
- the LOC135644620 gene encoding uncharacterized protein LOC135644620 isoform X2 produces the protein MENCPVRVNTIGQLYTDCVSDRKSRFWQIDNQPNLSILPMHRVDCAPEILDLILSQNDPYNEPDSSNQVGFICGSPPVRTSNPVVHDVQFAKQAQSSASSPLGNSPRMKHAGIVETGSPTCGSSRGGSPKARIEGFACGSSEKQHVAPALA
- the LOC135645188 gene encoding probable protein S-acyltransferase 6, whose amino-acid sequence is MQGNMYGSPLPLRMSESNRRIIEAGDPTKRLYQVWKGSNRFFLGGRLIFGPDVRSLMLTIPLIVVPVILFVLFVSHKLINEFQHHLGNFIVAFAVIFAAYDILVLFLTSGRDPGIVPRNSRHPEPTDAGSVSPSLSAEWSGRYSTASTLPPTKDVFVNGIIVKVKYCNTCMLYRPPRCSHCSICNNCVERFDHHCPWVGQCIGRRNYRFFFMFVSSTTILCLYVFTFCWVNLTKIMGAYDCNLWRAVLKSPVSGMLIIYTFIGAWFVGGLTAFHLYLVCTNQTTYENFRYRYDGKMNPYNRGCIYNVKEVLFSGIPKSINNFRAKVTDDLSRFTTSHSLGRTVSTDMAKPNFDLEVGLKRHSVAAEEPGDIQNKFEIGALERCEARPPHSIWDTTDDVDALSVEFGMGGKWETQDVQHGYGERVKTRSHDHRVKIQHGY